Proteins found in one Thunnus maccoyii chromosome 5, fThuMac1.1, whole genome shotgun sequence genomic segment:
- the rcn2 gene encoding reticulocalbin-2 isoform X2, with amino-acid sequence MKIIILANSTTLNMTCMSCWEIRLLIKGLKTIDTEELKKLSPAEQRKKMMEIVKKIDTNADNLLSAEEITLWIQQVYRRYALDDAEERFPEFDTDKDGVVTWEEYNMVTHDQLISFDESTDLDDPEQESLRHLHLKERRRFDVADMDGTPGLNVTEFLAFTHPSEVDHMADFAIEDVLSEYDTDKDGFISLSEFIGDVRGDEDTPSQWEIEETVRFKDLYDQDKDGKLNREEQLRWVAPNSYGSAREEALHLIKEMDHDGDGHISEAEVLKNQDTFMNSEVTDYGRQLHISHDEL; translated from the exons ATGAAGATCATTATATTGGCCAACAGCACAACTCTGAACATGACATGCATGTCCTGCTGGGAGATCAGGTTGCTAATTAAAGGCCTGAAAACAATA GACACTGAGGAGTTAAAGAAACTTAGTCCAGcagaacagaggaaaaagatgaTGGAAATTGTAAAGAAGATCGATACAAATGCCGACAATCTGCTAAGTGCAG AGGAGATCACACTATGGATTCAACAGGTCTATAGAAGATATGCTCTGGATGATGCAGAGGAGCGGTTCCCTGAGTTCGACACTGACAAAGACGGTGTTGTAACTTGGGAGGAATACAACATGGTCACTCATGACCAGCTCATTAGTTTCGATGAAAGTACCGATCTGGATGACCCGGAGCAAGAGTCTCTCAGACAT CTCCACCTGAAGGAGAGGAGGCGCTTTGATGTTGCTGATATGGACGGCACGCCCGGCCTCAATGTAACAGAGTTTCTCGCCTTCACCCATCCATCTGAAGTGGATCACATGGCT GATTTTGCCATTGAAGATGTGTTGAGTGAATATGACACAGATAAAGATGGATTCATCAGTCTGAGTGAATTTATCGGAGATGTTCGTGGAGATG AGGACACCCCTTCACAGTGGGAGATTGAAGAAACAGTGCGCTTTAAAGACCTCTATGATCAAGATAAGGATGGCAAGTTGAATCGAGAGGAGCAGCTCCGTTGGGTTGCGCCTAACAGCTATGGTTCGGCAAGAGAAGAG GCTCTTCACCTCATCAAGGAAATGGACCACGATGGCGATGGACACATCTCAGAGGCTGAAGTTTTGAAAAATCAAGACACATTCATGAACAGTGAAGTGACAGACTACGGCAGACAGCTGCATATATCACACGATGAATTATAA
- the rcn2 gene encoding reticulocalbin-2 isoform X1: protein MVPSALMTSALLLLQLGLGENSHKHLHEDHYIGQQHNSEHDMHVLLGDQDTEELKKLSPAEQRKKMMEIVKKIDTNADNLLSAEEITLWIQQVYRRYALDDAEERFPEFDTDKDGVVTWEEYNMVTHDQLISFDESTDLDDPEQESLRHLHLKERRRFDVADMDGTPGLNVTEFLAFTHPSEVDHMADFAIEDVLSEYDTDKDGFISLSEFIGDVRGDEDTPSQWEIEETVRFKDLYDQDKDGKLNREEQLRWVAPNSYGSAREEALHLIKEMDHDGDGHISEAEVLKNQDTFMNSEVTDYGRQLHISHDEL, encoded by the exons ATGGTACCATCTGCATTGATGACCTCGGCGCTGCTGCTCCTTCAGCTTGGCTTGGGAGAAAACTCTCACAAACATCTTCATGAAGATCATTATATTGGCCAACAGCACAACTCTGAACATGACATGCATGTCCTGCTGGGAGATCAG GACACTGAGGAGTTAAAGAAACTTAGTCCAGcagaacagaggaaaaagatgaTGGAAATTGTAAAGAAGATCGATACAAATGCCGACAATCTGCTAAGTGCAG AGGAGATCACACTATGGATTCAACAGGTCTATAGAAGATATGCTCTGGATGATGCAGAGGAGCGGTTCCCTGAGTTCGACACTGACAAAGACGGTGTTGTAACTTGGGAGGAATACAACATGGTCACTCATGACCAGCTCATTAGTTTCGATGAAAGTACCGATCTGGATGACCCGGAGCAAGAGTCTCTCAGACAT CTCCACCTGAAGGAGAGGAGGCGCTTTGATGTTGCTGATATGGACGGCACGCCCGGCCTCAATGTAACAGAGTTTCTCGCCTTCACCCATCCATCTGAAGTGGATCACATGGCT GATTTTGCCATTGAAGATGTGTTGAGTGAATATGACACAGATAAAGATGGATTCATCAGTCTGAGTGAATTTATCGGAGATGTTCGTGGAGATG AGGACACCCCTTCACAGTGGGAGATTGAAGAAACAGTGCGCTTTAAAGACCTCTATGATCAAGATAAGGATGGCAAGTTGAATCGAGAGGAGCAGCTCCGTTGGGTTGCGCCTAACAGCTATGGTTCGGCAAGAGAAGAG GCTCTTCACCTCATCAAGGAAATGGACCACGATGGCGATGGACACATCTCAGAGGCTGAAGTTTTGAAAAATCAAGACACATTCATGAACAGTGAAGTGACAGACTACGGCAGACAGCTGCATATATCACACGATGAATTATAA